Below is a genomic region from Streptomyces sp. NBC_00461.
AGGCCGGGCGGATACGCCAGCAGAACCCGGTCGCCGGGATCGGCATGCCGCAACAGCAGCACCGCCAGTGCCCTGGCGCCGCGGTCCACCGCCTCGGCGGTCAGCGACGCGCCGACGGTGCGCCCGTCGGGAAGATAGGTGAAGTACACGCGCTCGGGATCCTCGGCGGCTCTCGACGCGCACATGTCGACCAGGGTCGGCCATCGCCCGGATTCCAATGGCATGCTGCTGCGCTCCTTTGACACCAGATGTGTGCTCAGCCTCCTGGTGTTCGCGGCGCCCTCACAACCGCCTCCCGGCGGCCCCGATCTCCTCCTTTGGTAGGGGGGAATCCCGCCCGATCGCCGGTGCCGACGCGCACCGTCACGTCGTTACCGTCGCGGCGTGACGAGGAGCGAAGAACAGCAGGTCGTGATCACCGGTCTCGGCATGACCACTCCCCTCGGCGGCGATGTGCCCGGCACCTGGCGGGCGCTGCTGGCCGGCGAGAGCGGCGCCGCACGGCTGACCGAGCCGTGGGCCCAGGAGCTGGCCGCGCCGATTGCGGCCAGGGTGAAGGTGGAACCCGCCGAGGTCCTGGAACGGGTCAAGGTCCGCAGGCTGGACCGCAGTCAACAGCTCGCCCTGATCGCCGCGCGCGAGGCGTGGGCCGATGCCGGGTCTCCGGAGGTCGATCCGTACCGTCTCGCCGTCGTCATGGGCACCGGAATCGGCGGACCGCTGACCGTGCTCGGCCATGACGCGGTGATCAGCAGCCGCGGACCGCAGTCGGTCAGCCCGTTCTCCGTGCCGATGCAGATGGCCAGCGGCGCGGCGGCGACGATCGGTATCGAGCTGACCGCACGGGCCGGTGTCCACACCCCGGTGAGCGCCTGCGCCTCGGGTGCCGAGGCGATCGCCACCGGTCTCGCGCTGATCAGATCCGGCCGCGCCGACGCGGTGCTCGCCGGCGGGTCCGACGCCTTCATCCACCGGCTCGGCCTGACCGCCTTCGATCAGATGCGGGCCCTGTCCCGGCGGATCGACGATCCGGAGGGCGCGTTGCGCCCGTTCGACTCCGACCGGGACGGCTTCGTTCTCGCCGAGGGTGCCGGTGCCATGCTGCTGGAGACGGAGGAGCACGCCCGGGCGCGTGGCGCGCGGGTGCACGCCCGGCTTGCCGGTGCCGGACTGACCTCGGACGGGCGGGACATGACCGCGCCGGACCCGGCCGGTCAGATCAGGGCACTGCGCGGCGCCATGGAACAGGCGCGGCTGCGCGCCGCCGACGTGGTGCACGTCAACGCGCACGCCACCGGCACCTCGGCCGGCGACATCGCCGAGGCGAGCGCCCTCGTGGACGGAGTCGGCGGCCACGTCCTGGTCAGCGCGACCAAGGCGGGCACCGGGCACATGATCGGCGGCTCCGGCGCCGTCGAGGCCGTCTTCACCGCGCTGTCGGTCCGCGACGACGTGCTCCCGCCGACCCGCAACCTGCACCGTCAGGACCCGCAGATCAAGCTCGACGTGGTCACCACGGCGCTGCACACCCGGGTCGACGCCGCGCTGTCCAATTCGTTCGGGTTCGGCGGTCACAACGTCGTGCTCGCCTTCGTCAAACCGTGAATCGGCGAACAACGAAAAGGGAAGCACCCGTGACACAACTCGATTTGCTCGCCGAGCTGGAGCCGGTGGTCGAGAAGAACCTCAACCGCCATCTGGCAACGGCCAAGGAGTGGTTCCCCCACGAGTACGTGCCCTGGTCCGAGGGGCGTGACTTCGACACCGAGCCGTGGGAGCCGGGCCAGTCGCGCCTGACGCCCGAGGCGCAGGCGGCGTTGGAGATCAATCTGCTCACCGAGGACAACCTGCCCTCCTACCACCACATCATCGCCGAGCGGTTCGGCCTGGACGGACCGTGGGGCACCTGGGTGCACCGGTGGACCGCGGAGGAAGGCAGGCACGGACAGGCGCTGCGCGACTACCTGCTGGTGACCCGGGGCGTCGATCCGATCGGCCTGGAGCGCACCCGGATGGCCGCGGTCGGGATCGGCTATCCGGGCCGCGGAGACGATCCGCTCAGCTCCGTCGTCTACGTCACCTTCCAGGAGCTGGCCACCCGCGTCGCGCACCGCAACGCCGGCCGCGCCTGCGGCGATCCGATCGCGGACCGGCTGCTGGCGAGGATCGCCGTCGACGAGAACCTGCACATGGTGTTCTACCGCACCCTGGTGGAGACCGCGCTGGACCTCGACCCGTCGGCGACGGTCATCGCCGTGGAACGGATCCTGCGCGAGTTCGCCATGCCAGGACGCGGCATTCCCGGCTTCGCCCGGCGCAGCCTGACCGTGGCCAGATCAGGGATTTTCAATCTGCGGACCCACCACGACGAGGTCGCCGCGCCGTTGCTGCGTTACCTGAAGGTCCTGGACACCGGCGGTCTCGACGCGCAGGCCGGCGCCGCACAGGAGCGGCTCGGTGAGTTCATGGCCGATTTGGACCGGGCGGCCGCCCGGCAGAGCGAACAGATCGAGGCGGCGAACGCGAGAGACCGTGCCGCCCGCCCCACCACAAGGAGGACATCATGACCATACCCGCCGAGCAGGCCAAGCCCCTGACCAGGGAGGAAGCCACGACGAAGGTCACGGAGATCTTCGAGCTGATCGCCGCGATCCCGGCGACCGACCTCACTCCGGACCGAGGACTCGTCGATGACCTGGGAATCGACTCGCTGACGATGATGGAAATCGCCGTCACGATCCAGGACGAGCTGCAGGTCTCCGTCTCCGACGACAAGATCAAGGACCTGCGCACGGTCGGCGACATCATCGATCTGGTCGCCACGGCGACGTGACGCGCCTCCTTTCCCCGCCGCGCCCTCCCGGCCGCTCCCGGCGCCTCGTGCAGCCGGCGGCCGGGAGGGCCGCGTCGCTCGTCGGCCCGGCCGCGGTGGCCGGCATGGCCTATGTGGATCCGGGCAACTTCGCGGCGAGCGCCGCCGCCGGGGCCGGGGTCGGATACGCGCTGATGTGGGCGGCGCTCACCGCGAGCGTCGCCGCGGCGTTCGTGCAGTACCTCGCGGCCAAACTCGGCGCCGTCAGCGGCGCGGGTCTGTCCCAGCTCTGCCGGGAGCGGCTACGGCCGGCCGCGGTGTGGCCGCTGTGGCTGCAGGCCGAGTTGGTGTGCGCCGCCACCGACCTGGCCGAGGTCGCCGGTACGGCCACCGCCCTGAACATGCTCACCGGCATGCCGCTGCTCGCCGGCGGGCTGCTCGCCGGTGCGGTCGGTTTCCTGATCATGGCTGCGACGCCGGGTGGCCGGCGCGGGGTGGAACGGGTGATGGCCACGGCGCTGACGACGGTGTTCGTCTGCTTCGCCGCCGTCGTCACCGTCGTACGTCCGTCGGTCCACGGGGCCGCGGCCGGACTCGCTCCGCAGCTGCCCGCCGGCGACGGCGCCGCCTTGATGGCCGGCCTGGTCGGCGCGACGATCATGCCTCATGTGATCTATCTGCACTCGGCGTTGGCCGCGCGGACGCCCCGCGTCGACGTCGACGCGGGGGTCAGGGCGCACCGGCTGAACGTGACGACCGCGATGACCGTCGCCGGCATCGTCAACCTCTCGATGCTCGCCATCTTCGCCGGCGTCCTGCACGGACGCGCCGACGCCTCGGTGACGATGGAGCAGACGCATCACATCCTGTCGGCGCAGAGCCCCACGGCCGCGCTGATCCTGGCCCTGGCGCTGCTCGTGGCCGGACTCGCCTCGACCGGAGTCGGCGTCTACGCGGGCCAGGAGGTGATGCGCGGCTTCCTGCGCCGTTCGCCTCCCGCGACGGTACGCCGTCTGGTGACACTCGTCCCGGCGCTGATTCTGCTGAGCGCAGGGGTCAGCCCCACCCGGGCGCTGGTGTTGTCTCAGATCGTGCTCTCGTTCGGAGTCCCGTTCGGCCTGGCACCGTTGATCTGGCTCTCACGCCGCGAGGACGTGATGGGCGAACGCCGGGCCGGCGTCTGGACGACGGCGGTGGCGACGGCACTGTCCTGCGCCTTGGTCACGTTGAACGTGTGGACCGTCGTGGAAGCCGTATGACGTTCCGGGCCGCCGTGTCCGCGCACCAGCCCGATGCGATAGGCGAGCAGTGCCGCGTGCACCCGGCTGGGCAGGCTCAGCTTGGACAGGATGTTGGACACGTGCGACTTCACCGTGGCGGTCGTCAGATGCAGATCACGTGCGATCTGCTGGTTGGAGCCGCCGTTGCCGATGGCGGTCAGGACGTCACGCTCCCGCTCCGTGAGCACGCTGACGGTGTAACTGAAGGCGTCCTCGGGCGGCAGGAAGATCTCGAAGCGGTCGATGAGCCGGCGCGTCAGCGCCGGCCCGATCACCGCATGCCCGCGGGCGATCGACCGGACCGCGTGGACCAGCTCGGGCGCCGACATGTCCTTGAGCAGGACTCCGCTGATCCCGGCGCGCAACGCCCTGAACAACTCCGCGTCGTCGGCCGTGTCGGTCAGCAACGCGATCCTGGTCCGCTCCGCGCGGACCGAGGTCTGCAGCCGGTCCAGGAAGGCCTGGCCGCTGCCGGCGTCCATGCGGGTGTCGACGAGTATGACGTCCGGCTCGTGCCGACGGGCCAGCAGATGCGTCTGCGGGGACCGGTCCGCCGCGACCACGACGTCGATGCCGTCCTGCGCCTGCAGCACGTGCTTGAACCCCTCGCGGACGATCGCGTGATCGTCGACGAGCATCACGGCAAGGCTCACCTCAGGCGACCTTCTGGGGCAGTTCGCCGGCGAGTATCCCCTGGAACAGCCTGCTGAGCCCCGGCCCCGGATACACGCCGAGCTCCTCCTGCAGGATGCGGCGCATCTTGTCGTACTCAAGCAGGGCCTCCGACTGGCGGTTCGCCCCGTAGAGGGCGGTCATGAGCGAAGCCCGGAAGCCTTCGTGCAGGGGATGGCAGGACACCAGCGAGCGCAGCTCCGGCAGGAGTTCGACGGCGCGGCCCAGTTCGACCTCGGCCTCGATGCGCCGTTCCAGCACCGCCAGCCGCGTCTCCTCCAGGGCGGCGGCCTCGGCGCTGATCAGCGGGTCGGCGCCCCCTGCGAGCGCGGGTCCTCGCCACAGCGCCAGCGCGTCACGGTAGGCCGCGGCGGCTGCCGCGTGGTGGCCCTCGTCCCGTGCGGCGTCGCCCCGACGGCGCTGCCTGTCGAACTCCACGATGTCGATCCACGCTCCGTCGGTGTGCAGCAGGTACCCCGGAGCCCGGCGCACCACGCGTACATGCCCGTCCAGATAGGAACGCAGTCGCGAGGCGTATGTGTAGAGCTGGGCGTCCAGCGTGGACGGCGGATTCGTTCCCCACAGATGTTCGGCCAGCCGGACATCATGAACGATGCGTCCCTGACCGAGCAGCAATGAAGCCAAGAATGTTCGTTGTTTGGTCCCGTCAAGTCGTATTTCTTCGCCGGAATGCCAGGCTTCTATCGGCCCAAGAATGCGCAATTCCATGAACGTCCCCCTTACCTCTGACCACTCCGTTCGTTCATTAATGCCGCGCACGGGCGCGCCGCGAATTCGAGAATTCCGCGGCGCGCCTTTGGCGGGCTACGTGGTGCAGTCCCAGCCCGGATCGTCCGGCGTTACAGATATGCACAACGAGATGCCCACGGCACCTGAATTTCCGGCTGTAGCGTGCTGAACAGCAGCTGACGCTTGATCAGAGGGTCCCGCGTGATGCGCACCCAGCGACACCGCCAAGCTCAGGCACAATGCGCCGAGCGCGGTCATGGCGATATTCCAGTTCTTCATCGAGCTCCCCGTGTTGACTCAATCCCCTAAACCCGGTCATACAGCTGTTAGGGGCCTGACTCCTCCGCAAGGATCTCAGGATGGCCGCGCCGCAGGCTACAGACGACCCTCTGCGAGGTTGCGCACTGCTCACTTCGGCAGCAGTGAAACGCCCCTTTGGGAGACGCAGGGTGACGAGAGCTCCACAGCAGGTTGCCCTATAACCGTGATCGACGCCAGGTCGAGGCGACATCGAGATCAATCACGGCAGAGGAGGCTACGGATGCCGGTACGAGAAGTCCCCGTCGGCGAGCAAGGCCGACGGGGACTTCAGGAACATCAGGAACCTTGGGGACTTCGGGGACTTCAGGAACCTTGGGGACTTCAGGGGCTTCAGGGACGTCATGGGCTTCGGGAACATCAGATCGGCCGCGTGTGCCGCATGTGCCGCACGTGCCGTCGAGCCGGACCTGGGTCCGACACGGCCGCCTCGCCCGGCAGTTGTCAATTGACGGCAGCCAGCGATGCGGTCTGCGTGACGGCCGCCGGCTTGGCCGTCATGGCCCTGCCGACCAGCGTCGCCGTGCGCGAGAGGGTCATCGTCACCGCCATGAAGATGAGGGCATCGGTCAGCGCGTGGGAGCTGATGTGGTGGTTCACGAGCCAGCGGCCGAGCTGCTGGTCGAAGATGTGGTTCGCCCCGTACACGAAGAAGAGACGGGCGCCGATCGCCGCGACCCACAGAGCTGCGTAGCCCATACCCGCGCGGGAGACCGCACGTCCGGTCGCCGGGTCGCGGTGCACCTTCATCAGGGCGCCCGCCGAAAGCCCGAACAGGATGCCCACCACGGCGCCGGCCACCTCCAGAGCGAGTCCGGAACCGCTGGACGAGGGGTTCTTGATGTACACGGGAATGATCACAGCCGACAGCAGCAGCGGCCTGGCGATCCGGAACCAGGTGATTTTGCGGCGACCCAGATCGGCCTCAAGCACCGCGATCAGCACCGCGAGGTTGACGATCCAAACGCTGGCGCCCATGAGCATCTCCTTGTGTCACTCCGGTGGTTCCGACATCCTCAAGGCTAGGAATCGCGTGCCGTCGACGCCTCAGCCTGCGGATTGAAGCCAGGTGGACGCCGGGTGGAACCGTCGGCCTCCACCCGGTCTCCACCCGTGCGTCGTTCCGCACACCCCTGCGTCGTTCCGCACACACGCACCGCGTGTGCCGCGGGCGCCGATGAACCCAAGAACCCGGAACTTCCGCAGGTTTCCAGCCACTTGGGCACTACCGCCGAAAGTTCCGGCGCAGCGTACCGACTTTCACAGTGGTGGAAAGATCTCTGGAAAGCTCTCTGGAAAGAGCGCAGCGTCTCGAAGGAGCTTGAATGCCCGCTTCAGCCCCACGATCCGCGTGGTTCGCCTGGCCCTTGCGGGCCGCGCGCGCCCTCGGCCTCGTTCTGGTCATAGCGGAGAGCCTCACCGGGCATCCGGCTCCCGCCGCCGAGGGCCGTGGACTCGCCATCGCGCTGGCGTTGTCGGTCGCCGCGCTGTGCTGGGCGTTGTGCGTCTTCGCCGAGTTGCTCGACCGACGCGTCCTGACGCTGGCGCTCGGCGGTCTGGCGGCGGGCGGCGGCCTGCTCGCCTCACTGCAACACCACGGTGTCAGCCTGGTGTTCGGCTGCCTGGCCGGGTTCATGGCCGGCTACCTGCTGGAGCTGACCGCCGCTCTGGGTGTCACGGCGCTCGCCTGCCTGGGCGCGGCGTGCGGACAACTCGCTGTGGGCGGCAACACGGCCAAACTCGCCGTCAGTCTGTTGCTGTACTGCTGGTTCTTCTTCGCCGGGCGGGTCCGCGACGACTACTCCGCACGCGCGCGACAGGCCGAGCAGCTACTTGAGCAGAGCGCGAGGTTGTCCATAGAGGAGGCAAGGGTGGCCGCGTTGGCCGAACGTGCGCGGATCGCCCGGGAGATCCACGATGTACTCGCGCATTCGATGGCTTCGCTGTCAGTGCAGTTGCAGGCCGCCTCGGCGCTGCTCAACAGTGACGGTCTGCCGAAGCATCCGGATCTCGCGACGGCGTCCACCTGCGTCAGACGGGCCGGCAGTCTTGCGCGTGAAGGTCTGATCGAGACCAGGCGCGCCATCCACGCCTTGCGCGAGGACCATGAGGACGACGCCGAGCAACTACCGGCGCTGCTGGCCACGTTGGCCGAGGACTATCAGGACGCCGACGGCTCGGCCGCGACCCTGGCGGTCACGGGCGACGTCAAGGCGTTGCCCGCGCAAGCCGGGCTGGCGCTGTTGCGTACGGCTCAGGAGGCATTGACCAACGTCCGTAAGCACGCGCCGGACGCGCCGGTGTCGATCACCCTGGACTATCAGGAGACGGAGACGAGACTCACGGTGACCAATCCGGCATCCGACGCGGCGGCACCGCTGGCCGACACCGGCGCGGGCTACGGTCTGACCGGGTTGCGCGAGCGCGCCGAGCTGGCCGGAGGGCAGCTCAGCGCGGGCCCGCTGGACGGCGGCTGGCAGCTTACGGCGAGGATTCCGTCATGAGTGTGCAGAACGGTATGCAGAGCGCACAGGCGCCGATCCGGATCGTGATCGCCGACGATCAGACCGCTGTCCGCGAGGGTTTGGGTCTGCTGCTCGGCCTGCTGCCCGACATCGATGTGGTGGCCCAGGTCGGCGACGGCGACGCGGCGATCGAAGCGGTCGCCCGGCACGCACCGCAGGTGGTGTTGATGGACCTGCACATGCCGCGCCGCGACGGAATCGAGGCGACCAAAGCGATCCGCGCCGACCATCCGAATGTACAGGTGGTCATCTTGACCACCTACGACGATGACGCGTCGATCCTGCACGCCCTGCAGGCCGGGGCGTTGGGCTTCTTGACCAAGGACGCCACACAGGCCGAGATCGGCCGCGCCCTGGCGGCCGCTGCCGCGGGCCAGGCCATCCTCGACCCGACCGTACAGACCCGCCTGCTGGCCGCGGCCGCCGGCGGCCCCCTGCTGTCGCAGGACCCGGGCGGCCTGACCGCACGCGAGACCGACGTGCTGCGGCTGATCGCGCAGGGACAGACCAACCGGGAGATCGCACACACCCTGTTCGTCACGGAAGCCACCGTGAAAACGCACATCAACCGCATCTTCGCCAAGACCGGAAGCCGGGACAGAGCCGCCGCGGTCCACTACGCGTACGCCCGAGGCATCGCGGAGCGGCCCTCGTCGGGATAACTGGTCCCCGTCGAAATGACTGGCCCACATCGGGATGACCCCGGTCAGGCCGTAGGCGTAACCGTGCAGCGCCCGTCTTCAGCGGCCTCGGCGACTCCGGTTCAGCCGTCGTACTGAAAGCGTGCCGGCTCGCCGAGGACCGACCGAGCGTTCTCGAAATCGGCCAAGCGGGCCGCCACGGTGGCCACGGCGAGGCTTTCCGGGAGGGCGGCGGAGAACTTCAGGCCGCGTACGGCCCGGCGGTCCACGTCAGGCAGGACGAGGTTCTCGCCGACGTTGTCACGGGCCGCATGCCAGTCGGCCGGGGTGAGGTTCTCGCGCAGGCGCAGCCAGCTGTCAGTGGGCCGCTGCAGCGGATCGGTCACCGACTGCAGGGTGGCTGCCAGGGTGGCATTGGCGCGATAACCAGCCCACGTCCACCAGCGCACGTCGCTGCCGACGCGCGCCACCAGGGTGCCGCCCGGATGCACGGTGTCCGGTGCGTCCACCTCACCCTGCTCCGCCAGGCACGCCTCCGCACGCCGGGTAAGGGAGACGGGCGGATCCGTGCCCAGCAGAACCTCGCGCATGGCACGCGTCAGGGCGTATGACAGTCCGGCGACTCCGCCGTTCATCCACTTGGCGATGCCGCCGCCGTCAGCCGGCTCGACGAAAACGCGCTTACGTAGCCAGTCGATGTACGTGACCTGCCAACTGCGTCCGCCGAGCAGCAACCGTCTGGGGCCGGGGCGTTCCTCGGTGAGCACGCTCGGGTCGGTGCGGCCGATCTCTGTGCGTCCGGACAGGACCGTGAACTGCGGCGGTGCGGTGAAGGAGGCGGTGAGTTCGATGAAGTGCCGCTTGCCGAAGCGGTGTTCCGCCTCGGGACCGACGAACAGCATGCCGCCGTCGCTGTCGAGGAAACCCTCCTCCCTGAGGAAGCGCAGGATGGGAGCAGCCGACTTGTCGAAGGGGGCGAGGCCGTTCCACTGCCGGTCCCACAACTGATCGCCGAGCTTGTGCTGTTGCAGGGTGACGGCGAGCAGTTGCTGGGCCACCAGGTGGCGCGGCTCGGGCGGGGGGACGACCGGTTCCACCCAGCCGCGCGACCACATCAACAGCAAGCCCGCCGCCTGGAGCAGCGTTTCCTTGCGAGTGGTCAGGAAAAGACAGTTGCGCACCGTGCCCGACCGCCGCCCCGTGCGTCCGATGCGTTGCAGGAATGAAGCGACGGAGGCCGGCGAGTCGATCTGGATGACGCGGTCCAGGTCACCGACGTCAATGCCGAGCTCGAGGGTTGACGTGGAGACAATGACGCAGTCGCGTGCCTCGGCGAATGCCTGCTCTGAACGGGTCCGCTCGTCGACCGAGAGGGAGGCGTGAGACAGGAAGACGGTCACCTCGCGCGCACGAAGCGCGGCGCCCAGCTCCTCGACTTGGCGGCGTGAATCGCAGAAGACGAGCCGCTTCTCTCCCCTGTGCAATGCCGCGATGAGTTTGGCTGCGTTGTCCAGGGAGCCGACGTAGTCGAGTTCCACTTCGCCCGCCGGCCTGTGAAAGGGTTCCGCGACCACCTTGTCGCCGTGTCCGCCGCTGCCATCGGCGGCCGGCGGTTGCACCCCAGGAGCGACGACCTGACCGGTGCGGCGGCCGGCGCCTGCGCCTTGCAGCCAGTGCAGCAACTCGGCGGGGTTGCCGACAGTCGCCGAGAGCCCGACGCGCTGGATGGGCCGTCCGGTGACCCGCTCCAACCGTTCGAGCACGGCCAGCAGGTGCCATCCCCGGTCGTCCCCTGCGAACGCGTGCACTTCGTCGACGACGACGGCCCGCACGCTCCCCAACAGACGGGCGTGGTCGGTCTTGACGCCGATCAGCATCGCTTCGAGCGACTCGGGTGTGGTCAGCAGGACGTCCGGCGCCTCGCGCCGGATGCGCTGCCGTTGCGATTCCTTGGTGTCGCCGTGCCAGAGCGCGGCGCGTCGCCCAAGCCACTGGGCGTACGCATCGACACGGCCGGCCAGGTTGTTGAGGAGTGCCTTGAGCGGGCACAGGTACAGCACGGATGTTCCGGTCCACTTCTGCTCGGTCATCGCCGACAGCAGGGGGAAGCAGGCCGCCTCGGTCTTGCCGCCGGCCGTCGGAGCCAGCAGTACGGCGTCCTGTCCCTCCATGAGCGGGGTGATCGCCGCGCGCTGCAGGGGCCGCAGGTCGGGCCAGCCGAGGGTGTTGACGATGTGATGCAGGACCACGGGGTCGAGCCGGTCGAGTACGTCGGCGCGCTCGTCACTCGGGTCTTTCCCCGCCGGGTCCCCGTCTGCCATCACAGCTCCAGGTCGATGTCGTCGGCCGATGCGGAGTTTCCGGAGACGGCGGCGGCCAGGTTCCGTTCGACGTCGGTGAGTTCGCTGCTGGCGACGGTGAGCCGGTAGTGCTGCCGGGGGTCGAAGTCGTCGAACTGGTCCACACGGTCGAGCACATCCCCGACGAGTTTCTTCAGGAACAGCCGGGGAGCCACCCCGACCTTGCCTCCCAGCGCTCCGCCGACGGCCAGCGCCAGGTCCGCGACGTACGCGTCGTCGACGACCTTCCGCACGCGCTCCGGTGCTTCCGCGGCATCGGCGTACAGGTCGCGGATGGTGACGCCGAGTCCGACCAGGGACTCCTGGTTGAAGCCGGGCAGCCTGATCTGCACGGCGCGAGGGTTGTCGAAGCGGGGGTCGGTGGTGAAGTCGGTGGCCAGCCGCTGAGCCAGCGGGGCCAGGCGCTGCACGCCCTGCTGACCGTCATAGAAGGCCGGGGTGCCCGTGATGACCAGGTAGAGCCCGGGGAAGCGGCCTGAGTGCACTTCGTCGATCAGCTGCCGCAGCGCGTTGAGTGCCTTGTCCCGGGCGTCCGACCGGACCCGCTGCAGCGTCTCCACCTCATCGAGGACGACGAACAGCCCGGTGTGCCCGGAGTCGCGCAGCACGGTGAGGAGCCCCTGCAGGAACCCGAGAGCGCCGAAGTGGTCGAGGTCGCCACGCACCCCCGCGGTCCGGCGCGCGGAGGCCGCGACATGCGGCTGGCCGCCGAGCCACGCCAGGACGGCCGCAGCGGTCGCCTCGTCGCCGTCCGCGAGGGCGGCCCGGTAGCCGCGCAGAGCGGTGGCGAAGGACGGGGCGTGCCGGGAGACCTCGGCGAGCCGCGCGGCAAGCAGCTTCTCCACCTCGCCCGGAAGTTCGTCCTCGGTCGCGCCGGCCGCGAGGGCGTCCTCCTCCAGGGCGTAGAACCAGGCGTCGGCCACGGGCCGCAGCGCGCTGGGTGGGAAACTGGAGGTGGTGAGCCGTTCGGTGAGCCGCCTGTAGACCGTTTCCAGCCGGTGCAGCGGGGTCTCGTTCTCCGAGACCTGGATCTCGGCGACGGCGAAGTTACGGCGCTTGGCCCGTTCCCCCAGCCAACGAGTGAAGAACGTCTTTCCGGACCCGTACTCGCCCCGCACGGCCTTGAACACGGAGCCGCCGGACGCCACGGCGTCCAGCTCTGCGTCCAGGGCCGCCTCGAACCGGTCAAGTCCGGTGGCCAGTAGGTCGAGCCCGCTGTCGGGCACAGCACCGCGCCGCAGGGCGTCGATGACGATACGGCGACGGGCGGCGCTCACCTGCGTGGGGCGCTGGGATCCGGTGGTGCTCACAAGCACCAGTCTTCCATTTCTACGGGCACCACCGTATGGGGACCGGAAGCCGGTCGGCCCACGGTCCCTGAGGGCACTGCGACGAGCCGCCTACTTCGTTGAATCGGTTGACGGTCACCTGAAGACGCTGCTGGAATCACTCTCCGTACATATGCCTGGGTGGGGAGTGGAACGAACGTGGCGGCACTGGACAATGTGAAGCTGAAGGACGTACTCGCGGACGTGGCATCGGGCTCCTTACAGTTGCCCGACTTTCAGCGGAACTGGAAGTGGGACGACGACCGGATCCGCGCGATCATCGCGACAGTGACGCTGGATTACCCGCTCGGTGTGGTGATGACGCTCCAGACCGGCGGTGCCACCCGGTTCCGCTCCCGGACGCTCACCGGGGCACGCCCGGACGGGGATCCGGCCGCGGACCTCCTCCTGTTGGACGGGCAGCAGCGTCTCACCTCCCTCTTCCAGGCCCTGTGGCTGGACGCCCCGGTGGAGACCGCGGATGCCCGTAACAAGCCCATCGAGCGGTGGTACTACGTCGACATCGCGAAGGCGGTCGGCCCGCCCGCGGACCGCGACGAGGCCATCCTGTCCGTCCCGGCAGACAAGGTGCTACGTACCGACTTCAACCGCACGGTGGTGCTGGATCTGAGCACCACGGAGAATGAGTGCGCGGCCGGTGTCTTCCCCCTGCATCTCGTCTTCGACGCCCAGCGCGTGAACCAGTGGATGATGTCGTACGTCAAGGCGGACGAGGACCGGAACTGGGACCTGTGGGGGCAGTTCGACGATTTG
It encodes:
- a CDS encoding DEAD/DEAH box helicase, which encodes MADGDPAGKDPSDERADVLDRLDPVVLHHIVNTLGWPDLRPLQRAAITPLMEGQDAVLLAPTAGGKTEAACFPLLSAMTEQKWTGTSVLYLCPLKALLNNLAGRVDAYAQWLGRRAALWHGDTKESQRQRIRREAPDVLLTTPESLEAMLIGVKTDHARLLGSVRAVVVDEVHAFAGDDRGWHLLAVLERLERVTGRPIQRVGLSATVGNPAELLHWLQGAGAGRRTGQVVAPGVQPPAADGSGGHGDKVVAEPFHRPAGEVELDYVGSLDNAAKLIAALHRGEKRLVFCDSRRQVEELGAALRAREVTVFLSHASLSVDERTRSEQAFAEARDCVIVSTSTLELGIDVGDLDRVIQIDSPASVASFLQRIGRTGRRSGTVRNCLFLTTRKETLLQAAGLLLMWSRGWVEPVVPPPEPRHLVAQQLLAVTLQQHKLGDQLWDRQWNGLAPFDKSAAPILRFLREEGFLDSDGGMLFVGPEAEHRFGKRHFIELTASFTAPPQFTVLSGRTEIGRTDPSVLTEERPGPRRLLLGGRSWQVTYIDWLRKRVFVEPADGGGIAKWMNGGVAGLSYALTRAMREVLLGTDPPVSLTRRAEACLAEQGEVDAPDTVHPGGTLVARVGSDVRWWTWAGYRANATLAATLQSVTDPLQRPTDSWLRLRENLTPADWHAARDNVGENLVLPDVDRRAVRGLKFSAALPESLAVATVAARLADFENARSVLGEPARFQYDG
- the brxD gene encoding BREX system ATP-binding protein BrxD, which codes for MSTTGSQRPTQVSAARRRIVIDALRRGAVPDSGLDLLATGLDRFEAALDAELDAVASGGSVFKAVRGEYGSGKTFFTRWLGERAKRRNFAVAEIQVSENETPLHRLETVYRRLTERLTTSSFPPSALRPVADAWFYALEEDALAAGATEDELPGEVEKLLAARLAEVSRHAPSFATALRGYRAALADGDEATAAAVLAWLGGQPHVAASARRTAGVRGDLDHFGALGFLQGLLTVLRDSGHTGLFVVLDEVETLQRVRSDARDKALNALRQLIDEVHSGRFPGLYLVITGTPAFYDGQQGVQRLAPLAQRLATDFTTDPRFDNPRAVQIRLPGFNQESLVGLGVTIRDLYADAAEAPERVRKVVDDAYVADLALAVGGALGGKVGVAPRLFLKKLVGDVLDRVDQFDDFDPRQHYRLTVASSELTDVERNLAAAVSGNSASADDIDLEL